From the genome of Longimicrobium sp.:
GCGTCGATGGCGCGGTGGGCCTCGACCGCCGTGGCCGTCACCGCTCCCTCGCCCGGTCCAGCACCGGCTTGATGTCGATCACCGGCGTGCCGTCCAGCGCCTCCATCTCCGTCACGCGGAAGCGCGTTCCATCCTCGATCTCGGCGATGGTGACGCGGTGGATACCGACGGGGTTGGGGCGGTCGGACGAGCGGGTGCTGAACACGCCCCGCAGCGGCGCGGACAGGTCGTCGCGGGGATGGACGCTCAGCACCTCGCGGTCGCTGCGGTCCAGCCAGGTCAGCACCAGCACCTCGTCGCCCACGGCCAGGTCGCGCGCGCCCTCGGCGAACTCGGGCTCCAGCACGATCCAGGCGTCGGGAGCGCCCAGGAACCCCTGCTTCGGCGCGTCCTCGCGCTCGAAGAGGGTGGAGCTGACCCAGCCGATGGGCGTCAGGGTGAACATGGTGGCAACCGGCAGCAGTGTGAACACGTTCCTCGAGGCGGATCGGGGTACGGGCGACCGGGTTCAGTCGCCCTTCTCGCAGTTGACCATCCACGGCGTGCCGAAGCGGTCGGTCACCATTCCGAACCGTCCGGCCCAGAACGTCTTCTGCAGCGGCATGGTCACGCTGCCCCCCTCCGCCAGCGCGGCGAAGATCCGCTCCGCCTTGGCCGGGTCGTCGATCTGCAGGGAAACGTCGAAGCCCTGCACCCGCTCGACGTACTGCGGCGGCGCGTCGGAGCCCATGATCACCTGGTCGCCCACCTCCAGGTGCGCGTGCATCACCGCGTCGCGCAGCTCCGGCGGCGTCTGGTCGCCCATCGGCGATTCGCCGTAGGTCTGCATGAAGCCGATCCTGCCGCCCAGCACC
Proteins encoded in this window:
- a CDS encoding VOC family protein; translated protein: MKINPYLHFDGQCAEAFRTYERVLGGRIGFMQTYGESPMGDQTPPELRDAVMHAHLEVGDQVIMGSDAPPQYVERVQGFDVSLQIDDPAKAERIFAALAEGGSVTMPLQKTFWAGRFGMVTDRFGTPWMVNCEKGD
- the tsaA gene encoding tRNA (N6-threonylcarbamoyladenosine(37)-N6)-methyltransferase TrmO, with product MFTLLPVATMFTLTPIGWVSSTLFEREDAPKQGFLGAPDAWIVLEPEFAEGARDLAVGDEVLVLTWLDRSDREVLSVHPRDDLSAPLRGVFSTRSSDRPNPVGIHRVTIAEIEDGTRFRVTEMEALDGTPVIDIKPVLDRARER